The nucleotide sequence GACAGGCACCACTTCAGTATCTGCGTAGAAAGCATCCCTAGGTGTCAACGCCAATAATGGAATGTCCGGTAGCATAACTTCAGCATGTACTTTCTCTGCAAGATGATGGAATTCTTTTGAAAGTTCACGTAAGGCCTGAACAAGAATTTCAGCTTCCTTTTGAGTGTCACCAGGGGTGATGATGCAAAGGATATTGTACAAATCTGAAAGTTCAACTTCGATATTGTATTTCTCGCGAAGCCATTTTTCGACCTCATATCCAGTAATATTTAAATCTTTAATGCTTATTAGTACTTTTGTTGGGTCAAAGTCATAAGTAGCGTTCGTACCCAGCAAGTCTTCTCCTGGACAGTAAAGATGCTCGATGTCATTGACTTGACCACGGATCCATTTTGCCAATTTAATGGTGCGGTCGATGATTTCTCTTCCTTCAATAGACAGCCTTCTTCTTGCAGTATCCAGTGATGCGAGCAAGAGGTATGAAGTAGAGGTAGTTGTCAGCATGCTGATGATTGATTGTACGCGTTTTGAAGATACCAAACCTTCTTTTACATTCAGGATCGAGCTTTGTGTCATTGATCCGCCAAGCTTATGAACGCTCGTTGCTGCCATGTCAGCACCAGCCTGCATTGCTGAAAGCGGGAGGTCTTCATGGAAGTGGATATGGACGCCATGCGCTTCATCAACCAGGACTGGAACATCGTATGAGTGGGCAATCTCAACGATTTTTTTCAGGTCAGCTGCAAAGCCGAAATACGTTGGGTTGATTACAAGCAGACCTTTTGCATCTGGATGCTGTTCAAGAGCCTTCTCGACGGAATCAGTTGAGATGCCGTGAGAAATTCCGAGCTTTTTATCAATTTCAGGGTGGATAAAGATTGGAATGGCACCTGAAAAAACAATAGCCGACATAATCGATTTATGCACGTTCCTTGGAACGATGATCTTGTCCCCAGGTCCGCACACAGTCATGATCATCGTCATGATCGCGCCGCTCGTTCCCTGTACAGAGAAGAAAGTATGATCTGCACCAAATGCTTCAGCGGCAAGTTCCTGGGCTTGCTTAATGATGCCCTTAGGGGAATGCAGGTCATCGAGAGGCCCGATGTTGATCAAATCGATGGATAATGCATTATCACCTATGAACTCTCTGAATTCTGGATCAATCCCGCTACCTTTTTTATGGCCGGGAATATGGAACTGAATCGGATTCTTTTCTGCGTGCTTTAATAGGCTGGTAAACAATGGTGTTTCTTTTTGTGACAATGGATGATCACACCTCTTTATGTTATTGGATTTCCTTGTTTATAGGTTATGATTAGCTTTTGAAAAAATAAAACACATGCATTATAGCACTAATCAAGGTGTTTGCAAAGAAAATCAGAATATCAAGAATAACGTGATACGAAATTTTTGGAAACAGGAAAAAGAGCTGTGATAATAGAAGTAATATTAATGAAACAATTATGAGGGGGATGAGAATATGAACTGGAATACAGATGTAACGAACCTTTTAGGGATACAATATCCGATAGTCCAGGGAGGCCTTGCTTATCTGGCATATTCCGAACTTGCTGCTGCTGTATCGAATGCAGGGGGATTAGGCCAGATCACAGCAATGTCACTTCCTGATACTGAGACATTAAGAAAAGAAATACATAAAGTGAGAGAGCTGACTGACAAGCCATTCGGAGTCAATTTTGCCATCGGGCAGCATGGCAGGCCTTTTTCTCATTATCTGGATGTAGCTATTGAAGAAAATGTTCCTGTTATTTCGATGACAGGGGGAAACCCGGCACCGATTTTTGAACAGTTAAAAGGCACAAATGTTAAAAAGCTTGTTCTTGTCGCAGCGAAAAGGCAGGCCCAGAAAGCAGAGGAGCTGGGAGCGGATGCAGTCATGGTTGTCGGCCAGGAAGGCGGAGGACATTTAGGAAAGAGTGATATAGGAACAATGGTGCTCATTCCCTCAGTAGTAGATTCAGTGAATATCCCTGTTATTGCTTCAGGAGGAATCGGCGATGGCAGAGGCTTGATGGCAGCGTTGAGCCTGGGAGCACAAGGGATAGAAATGGGTACACGCTTCATCGCAACCAAAGAATGCGTCCATGCGAACGAGCTTTACAAGCAGAAGCTTGTTGAAGGTACGGAAAATGATACCACAGTAATAAAAAGAACACTCGGGATGCCGGCAAGGGCAATTGCCAATCCATTGACAGAAAAAATCCTCGAAATAGAGAAGCAAGGTGGCGGTTATGAAGATTTAAAAGAGTTGATCAGCGGAACAGCTAACCGCAAGTATATTTATGAAGGCGATGATGAAAACGGGTTTGGCTGGGCTGGCCAAGTGATGGGATTAATAAAGGACTCTCCAACAGTAGCTGAGCTATTTGAAAGAATCATCAACGAAGCTGAAGAAATAAGAACAAACTGGGGAAGATGAAGCCCTGATTTCTTGCACTCAATAATAAATAGCGGTAAAATCGATTAACATACAAGGAATGCACGGGATCAGATGGTTTCTGGCATTGCATAAAAAGCAGGTGAAAGCATGGAATACCAATATCCAATAGACTATACATGGTCAACAGATGAAATTGTTGACGTCATTCACTTTTATGAATGTATTGAAAAAGCATATGAAAAAGGCATCGATCGAGATTCATTACTTAACGCGTATAGGCGTTTTAAAGAAATAGTGCCAGGAAAAGCCCAGGAAAAAACACTATTCAATGAATTTGAAGAAGTGAGCGGCTGCGTACCTTACCAGGCAGTAAAAGCAATCAAAGAAACCGGGTCAGGTGAAAAGATAAAAGTAGTTCAGAAAAGAAAAAATTAGATCAAAATAAATATGAAGAAAGAGCCCATGCAAAAAGGGCTCTTTCTTTTGTCCGGCTCCGGCTCCTATTTTCTCGAGACGCTTGTCTAGTGTCGCCTCCTAGAAACATCGGAAACTGGACAGTCGGCTATACTTTTCGGTTTCGGTCCTGCCCATGAAGTCAAAGAGCGACTTCACTGTCAGGCCCTCCGTGGCACACGATGTGCTAGACCCGCCAGCCACACGATGTGGCGTTTTCAGGCGGGCAGCGCTTGTCGGAAATGGGCAGTCGCCTATGCACTTAATGGTTTATGCTAATTTATATAAGGGTAATATTTCTCTAAATACAAAATCAATTTTAGAAAGCATTTCATCACCGCTTAGTTTGACGGCTTCCTCACGAGGGATGTTCAGACCGCACAGGATTTCAGCTTTTTTCACGGTTTGAAGGCGCTTGAACATCGAAAGAAGGTCTTCCTTGGAAAGCTCACTTTGAATAGTGGCTTCAGGCTTCATATGATCGATGGACCAGTAGAAATCCTTCGGAGTACGTTTGTAGATGGAATCGATGTTTTCTTCTAGTTTTTTACCAATCGCTTCCTTCTCAGGTGCTTCGTATATAACAGCAAACCAGATAAAGACATGGGTCTCCCACAATCCGATCTGAAAATGAGGGAGCATCTTATAGCCTCTTGGGTTGCTGGCGAACGCTACCCACGTATCTTTTGGCGGATTCTTCGTCCTCCTGGCGTGTTTTGCAACATGGTAATGCATCTCATCGCCGGCAATGCTAGAAAGCGTTGGAGCGAAGTGCTGGCCGAGGTCTTCCAGTTTAGGGCGGATCTGGGATTTTAAGGCCTCCATTCGTTCATCAAGACCATCTATTTTGAAAACATCGAAATCTGCTTGTTCAAATCCTGAAAATGACAATATAAAAACCTCCTAGTGCTTTGTCAAATATTGTAGCAAAATCATTATAAAAAAAGAAGCGACAAGCATTTTACCGAGTCATGGGTATACGCACAAATTTGTACCACTGCCAAATGGAAATTCATACACTAAATAAAAAAACAGAAATTTATAGAGGAGTGTAAATTAATGAAACAACTTATAAACTCAACAAGGAAAAGAAATGGTGAGCTCCAAAGAACTGCTGTACTGCGTTTGGAAATGGATTACGAATTAGCCACCCTTTTTGACGCGATGACGGAGTCTGATAAACCAAAAATGAAAGAATGTAAACAGAAACTCGAAAGAATTCGACAAGAATTATTACGTTTAAAAGCTCTGTAATAATTATAATGCTCTCGGAAAGAAGAAGGTAAGGAATGATGATGACAATAATGGAAAACTGCAGTAATCAAGACGCTTGACGAACTCCTGTAAAGCTGATGGGGTTCGTTTTTTATTTCCAGCTTAGCTCTAAATGCCCAAAATGGTATTAACCTTATGAATGTGGTCATTTAACATCTTGAGAATATTTGCATGTTATGGAGATGACAGGGGGAATCCTAATACTTGATGAAAATGAATATAATCCGATAAGCTTAAGTAGATTCCTAAAGCTTGATTGATCGTAAAAATCTATGAACGGGGGGAAGCTGAATGGAATATAATTTGAAAGAAATTGATACATACGCGAAAAGCTGGATAAAAGAGGCTGGTGAAAATATCAGGGCTTCTTTTCCAAAAACATTAAATGTCACGTCAAAATCAAATCCCAATGACCTGGTAACAGATATAGATAAAGGGACAGAGCAATATTTTATCAAAAAAATCAAAGGTGCTTTTCCTGATCATCGAATCATGGGTGAGGAAGGGTATGGAGACGAAGTGACATCTTTATCAGGTGTTGTTTGGATCATAGATCCAATCGATGGAACAATGAATTTTGTTCACCAACAGCGGAACTTCGCAATCTCAATCGGTATTTATATTGATGGAGAAGGTATGATAGGACTTATTTATGATGTGGTACACGATGAACTTTATCATTGCATAAAAGGGAAGGGAGTTTATTTAAACGAAAAATCAATCCCTCAACTTACAGAAGCCAAGGTAAGTGAAGCGATTCTTGCTCTCAATGCTACTTGGGTAGCCCCTAATAAACGGATAGATCACGAATTACTCATACCCCTTGTAAAAGCCGTGAGAGGAACTCGTTCCTATGGTTCAGCGGCTATGGAAATGGTGTATGTCGCAACGGGGAGAATAGATGCTTATATGACTCCAAGGCTTGCACCGTGGGATATCGCTGCCGGTATCATCATGATCAAGGAACTTGGTGGTGAAACTACGGATCTAAGGGGAGGAGAACTGGATATGCTCCAGCAGAGTTCTTTATTTGTATCTAAGCCAGGCCTGCATGGTGATATACTCAAGAATTACCTTAAAGATGGAAAATGGTAACTTTAACTTGGAGAAGATTTCAAAGCACTGATCTCCTGTTTTTCCATGGTCTTATATCCGAAAGTGTTAAGTGGAGTAAAAATGAGCTGAGAGGCTTGTCCTTAGAAGAGTATATTGCGCAATATACTGACTTGCCAGGTGAATGGAGGATATGGGAGCAGGGAGAAGGTCCTGTGGCGGTATCTTATCATGTGGAATCGGCTCCTTCCAATCAAAAGCCGTGGGTTGGCACCATATTGGTAAAAGCGGATGAAAGACGGCGAGGAATCGCTTTAGCCATTTTGAACCATCTTTCCAATGAATTTGAATTGAACGGGCAAAGGGCACTTTTTGCCGCTGTTCCCTTCGATGAATATGAGTGGTCAAACTTCCTAACAGACTGCGGGTTTGAACAATTCAAAACAGAAGAAAACGAAGGTGAAACCTTTTTGATAATGGTCCGCCCTTTCGAATGACCGGCTGGTAATCCAGCCGGTTTTACTGTTGAGAAATCAAAAATTCCGGTTCTGCATTGCCCTAAAAAAAGATTTAAGCACACGTTGAGTCTAAAGCTCGCCTGCTTCCCTCATCTTTTTTTTCTTCTTAAATCCAAATCCCATAACAAACACAAGGGCGATGATGCATGCGATAGCGCCAGCGACACTTCTTTCTCCAATGGCGATTCCAATACCAATCATGCATGAAGCTGCTGCAAATGCGAAAAATAATAATGGCCATTTTATTTGCTTCAAGGTGATTCCCCCCATTCGACATTTGGTGCAAATTATAATATATTTAATTGTACATTAAAATGCTTATAGGTTTCCACACTAATTATGGTATAATATATAAGTTGTGTAAAAAGCCAATAGATAAATTACGATATTAAAGGCAGGGTGACTTTTTTGAAATTAAGAGAAGATATTAGAAATATAGCGATTATTGCCCACGTTGACCACGGTAAAACGACTTTGGTTGACCAGCTTCTGAAGCAATCAGGCACATTCCGTATAAATGAGCATGTGGAAGAGCGCGCAATGGATTCAAACGATTTGGAAAGAGAACGAGGAATTACGATCCTCGCGAAAAATACAGCTATTTCTTATAACGATACACGTATCAACATTCTTGATACTCCTGGCCACGCTGACTTTGGCGGCGAAGTTGAGCGTATCATGAAAATGGTTGACGGCGTATTGCTCGTTGTTGACGCGTATGAAGGCTGCATGCCGCAAACACGCTTTGTTTTGAAGAAAGCTCTTGAACAGCATTTAACACCAATTGTTGTCGTCAATAAGATTGACCGAGACTTTGCTCGTCCTTCTGAAGTAGTTGATGAAGTCCTAGACTTGTTCATCGAACTAGGAGCAGATGAGGATCAGCTTGAGTTCCCAGTTGTATATGCATCTGCTATCAACGGAACAGCAAGCATGGACCCTGAAAAACAGGATGAGAACATGCAGGCATTGTACGAGTCCATCATTGAAAATATCCCGGCACCAGTTGATAACAGAGAAGAGCCTTTACAATTCCAGGTTGCCCTTCTTGATTACAATGACTATGTTGGCAGAATCGGAATCGGACGTGTTTTCCGCGGTACGATGAAGGTAGGCCAGCAAGTAGCGTTGATGAAGCTTGACGGCTCTGTAAAACAATTCCGAGTAACTAAGATCTTTGGTTTCTTCGGTTTGAAGCGCCAGGAAGTACAAGAAGCACATGCAGGGGACCTAATTGCTTTATCAGGAATGGAAGATATCAATGTCGGTGAAACTGTATGTCCATTTGACCAGCAGGATCCACTGCCGGTTTTACGTATTGATGAGCCAACACTACAAATGACATTCTTGGTCAATAACAGCCCATTCGCAGGCCGTGAGGGTAAATACCTGACTGCAAGGAAAATCGAAGAGAGACTTCGTGCACAGCTTCAAACTGACGTTAGTCTAAGAGTAGACAATACTGACTCACCTGATGAATGGATCGTTTCAGGACGTGGAGAACTTCACTTGTCTATCTTGATTGAAAACATGCGCCGTGAAGGGTATGAGCTTCAGGTGTCAAAACCTGAAGTTATCGTAAGGGAAATAGATGGAGTAAGAAGTGAACCGGTTGAACGAGTTCAAATCGATGTTCCTGAAGAACACACAGGATCAATCATGGAATCGATCGGCGCACGTAAAGGCGAAATGCTAGATATGATTAACAATGGAAGCGGCCAGGTTCGATTGATTTTCAACGTGCCGGCACGTGGACTTATTGGATACACAACAGAATTTTTAACATTGACTCGCGGATATGGTATCATTAACCATACATTCGACAGCTACCAGCCAATGCTTCAAGGCCAGGTAGGCGGACGCCGCCAGGGTGTTCTAGTATCAATGGAATCCGGAAAGGCATCTACTTATGGAATCATGCAGGTAGAAGACCGCGGAACAATCTTCGTTGAGCCTGGAACTGAAATTTATGAGGGTATGATTGTCGGCGAGCACACTCGTGAAAATGATATTACTGTCAATATCACGAAGGTAAAGGCAGCAACTAATATCCGTTCTGCAAATAAGGACCAGACATCTGTCATCAAGAAGCCAAGAATCATGACTCTGGAAGAATCATTAGAATACTTGAACGATGACGAGTATTGTGAAGTAACACCAGAATCAATCAGACTCCGTAAAAAGATTCTTGATAAGAATGAGCGTGAAAGAATGGCGAAAAAGAAAAAATTCGCTGAAGCTTAATTAAGTAGGGGGAAGAAGTATGGATGTAAGCCAAAGATTATCATTTTTTGCAGCATTATTCAGGGTAGATGAGCACCCAACGGTTGGCATGTGGATGCTATACCTAACGATTGCCGCTATGAGCATCCTTGTTTATAAACTTGGGTTTGCACAGAAGCTGCCATTGCTGAAAAATATCGTTATCTATGCGTTTCTATTGCTTGGCTCTACAGTCCTAACCTTCCTTGCTATTTTCCTTCCCATCACGGAAGGACTTGTGGTCGCTGCACTCATCCTGATCATTTACAAGCTCAGGTTGCGACAACATAAAAAAGCAGAAGCAAATGTCAAATAGGAGTTGGCGATATGAAATCACTCCAAGATGCAATTTATAATTGGCTGACAATCAAAATTGTCAGCGACGCTCGGCCAGAAGATACAGCTGCTCAAGATACTACACAATTATTTGAACAAATTCTTGCCGATGAACATAATGTTGAATCAAAAGAATTAAAACGGGATGCACTTATGTATTATGTCACAGTCGTTCAGGAAGGGAATTCTAAAGAATACCGTTTCCCCCGCGACCTGATTGAAGTCATGCTTGACCAAATCAGGCAAGAACCAGACAAATACGTGAACTATCCAGAAGAAGATTAAAAAACTCCGCCCATTGTTGGGCGGAGTTTTTGCTGTTGTTTCATGGTAATTTGGCTTGTCAAAATGATACTTGGATTTAGACAGGTATGGGGCGGAAGGCAGAAAAGCTGCGGTTATTGTGACAGGTTTCAGGCTACAGAGCTCAAAGCTGTCAAGAAAGCGAGATTATTGTGACAGGTTTCAGGCTACAGAGCTCAAAGCTGTCAAGAAAGCGAGATTATTGTGACGGGTTTCAGGCTGCAGAGCCCAAAGCTGTCAAGAAAATGCGATTATTGTGACAGGTTTCAGGTCGCAGGGCCCAAAGCTGTCAAGAAAATGCGATTATTGTGACAGGTTTCAGGCTGCAGAGCCCAAAGCTGTCAAGAAAATGCGATTATTGTGACAGGTTTCAGGCTGCAGAGCCCAAAGCTGTCAAGAAAGTGTGGTTATTGTGACAGGTTTCAGGCTGCAGAGCCCAAAGCTGTCAAGAAAGTGCGATTATTGTGACAGGTTTCAGGTTGCAGAGCCCAAAGCTGTCAAGAAAGTGTGGTTATTATGACAGGTTTCAGGTCGCATGGGCCAAAGCACAAAAGCTGTCAAAAAAAGCCCCGTATTCAGACAGGTTTGAGGAGGAAACCCCAAAAGCTGTCTGAATCAGCCCTAGATTTCGTTCTAAACTTTATCTATCTAGAAGGGCAAATTCTAATCACCAATCATCCTTCTGAACGCGGGAACGGTATAGCTTGAAATTCCCTGTGGCTATCCGGTTGTTCGTTTTATCGGCAATTCGTTCATTACATGGTTCACACATATATGTATGGATCGGCCGGTTTCTAAGCCGCTTAGCCTGAAGGGTATCACTGTTAATATTTTCGATTTTGTCGCACAATACACATTTGACTCTCATTCTTACACCTCTTATCAATAATTATCATACATAGCCTGATTGAGATTGGATTATATTATAGTATATCATTGTTTCCAGCCTAAGCAGGAAAAATCATTTGATTTGCCCTGCTTAAAGAATTCGTAGTACTATTATGATAGTTTAAGGAGGGTGAATATGGCAAATCAAGTAGAACCTAAACTAATCAAACCATTGTTTGATGAACTGCAAAAAGAGCGTTTTGTCACATTGGCGACAGTGGACCACGAAACAGGAGGCCCGAATGTCAGTGCGATTTCCTGGGTGCTTGCAAAGGATGAGGATACCGTTTATTTTGCAGTGGATAACCGTTCTCGAATCATCGAGAATATCAAGACCAATGACAAAGCAGTAATCAACCTAATCGCAAATGAATCTACATATTCAATCAGCGGGACGGCCGGCGTCAAGCAGGAAAAACTTGAAGGTGTACCTTTGAAGTTAGCGTTAGTCGAAATTAAAATCAGCGAAGTAAGGGACGTTATGTTCTATGGATCAAAAATCGTTGCTGAACCTCAATATGACAAGACATATGATAAAGATGCAGCAGCGCGTCTTGATAAGCAGGTAATGGATGCAATGAGAAAAGCTTAGTCAATTGACTAAGCTTTTCTTGTTATTTATGATAGTTGGATTGTTGTTCCTGGTCCTTCTCTAGTTGTTTTTGTTCTTCCTTGTTAAGCTTTTTCTTTGGATCTTCAGTCGGGCTCTCAGTCTGCGGTTCAATCATGTCTGCGGGAACCTCTGGCATGCCTCTTCCGGTTATATCTGAAAGCTCATTCATAATACCCTGGATTGGCTGCCCGTTTTGAATATCCTCTGATATCTCCCTTAATCTTGCTGTGATATCAGGATCCGCTACCACGACTGCACGTGCACCGTGTGGGTCCTTTTTTAACGCTTCCGCCACCGTATATTTCACAGTGTCTACCTCAGACCTCTCCATCTTATCATTTACGTCGATACCCACAATTGCATAGCGACCAACGACTACAGCAGCAGCGTCATCAACATTCGGGATATGAGTAGTCAAGTTTACAAGATGGCGGGAAATCTTCTGTCCAGATTGGCGGTCAACTTCTTCAATCGTACTATTCTGGACCTTGACCTTATGATCTTCGTCAGCTTTATTTGCGTTGTTCTGACCATTGCACGCAGTCAATAGCAATACAAACGAAATTGCAGCAACCAATCTTATCATTAATGAACCCCTCCGGTTATTTATTAGTTGAAATCCTTTGAACAACTAGGAATGTTATATAAAAAAAGAAATGCTCAAAGGTTATTGTGCAAAATATCTTCTATCTTTATTCAAAAAGTCATATATTTTACCAAAGTCCCGGCCGAGGCTGCCAAGTTGGCCAGAGTCGAGATCAATAAGGCGGGAGGCATCAATTTGAGTAAAATATACGTACTGGATACAAACGTCTTACTACAGGATCCGCATGCGATTTTTTCCTTTCAAGACAATGAAGTTGTCATACCTGCTGTAGTTCTGGAGGAAGTGGATTCAAAGAAAAGGTATATGGATGAGATTGGTCGCAACGCACGCCAGGTTTCACGGCTTATAGACGGCATGAGAGAGACAGGGAAGCTGCATGAAAAAATCAACCTTGAGGGTGGTGGGACTCTCAGAATTGAGCTGAATCATCGATCCTTCCATCAACTTCAGGAAATCTTTGTTGAAAAAACAAATGATAATCGAATACTGGCGGTAGCTAAGAACTTGAGTCTTGAAGAAGAAACGAAAGAAAATGGGCGTTCGGTAATCCTTGTCAGTAAGGACGCTCTGGTCCGTGTAAAAGCAGATGCGATCGGGCTGATCGCTGAAGATTTTTTAAGTGACAGGGTTGTGGAAATTAACCATCTGTATTCTGGTTATGCAGAAGTGTATATAGAAATAGAAGAACTCAATCGTTTTTATGAAAGAGGAGAACTTAACATCTCTGATTTAAAGGGTCAAAACTTTTTTTACCCAAATCAGTTTGTGATCATGAAGGATATTCTCGGCAGTTCTGCATCCGCAATAGGTATGGTCGATACAAAAAATAAAAAAGTGAAAAAGCTTGTCTTTGAACATGAGGGAAAGCACACATGGGGAATCAAGCCAAGAAATGTACAGCAAATTATGGCGATGGAACTTCTTTTGCGACAAGACATGCCTCTGATCACACTGATAGGTCGTGCAGGAACAGGGAAAACATTGCTCGCTCTAGCATCAGGGCTTCTTCAGACCGAGGACTTAGGCGTTTTTAAAAAGCTGCTTGTAGCAAGGCCGATTGTGCCAGTAGGAAAGGATTTGGGCTTTTTGCCTGGGGAAAAGCAGGAAAAGCTCAGACCATGGATGCAGCCTATATATGATAACCTTGAGTTCCTTTTCAATACAAAAAAACCAGGAGAACTTGATGCCATACTGGCAGGGATGGGTTCAATCGAAGTAGAAGCATTAACTTATATAAGGGGAAGGAGCATCCCGGAGCAATTCATTATCATTGATGAAGCACAGAACCTGACAAAGCATGAGGTCAAAACAATTCTGACGAGGGTAGGGGAACGCAGTAAGATTGTCTTGATGGGTGACCCCGATCAGATTGACCACCCATACCTGGATGCCTACAATAATGGCCTGACGTATGTGGTTGAAAAGTTCAAAGACCAGCAGATTGCGGGTCATGTCCAGCTCGTTAAAGGAGAAAGGTCACCTCTTGCCCAACTCGCTGCTGACCTTCTAAATTAAAGATCGCACTCTGCAATCTTAGATGTTAGATAGTCAAAAACAAACGGGTAAAAGGTAAAATAAATAACGGGCATCCACCTGGATGCCCGTTGGCAAGAGCTTACATATTATTCGACCGTAAATCCGGTAACATTTTTGATAGGATTATCCTTATTAGAACCATCATGGTAATATACATGCAGCGGTCCGTCCTCTTTTAATGGTTTGCCGTCCTTCGAAAAACCGAGGATGAGTCCAGAAGCTTCTTCGAGGGAAAGTGACACCTGGTCATTTTCACCGTATTCAATCACAACATTCTTCGCAGTCGGTTCTGGTTCTGCATTAACAAGAAATGGCTTGAATGGTATGCCAAAAGTGCCAGTCAGGATTTTTTCCTTCTCGAACTTCACTTCTGTTTTAAGAGTTGGGGGATAAACTGCACCCTCCATGATTTCGCGGTCCCAATGTTTTGAGACAGACTTCGTATACTCTTCCAGGGCATCTTCGCTCTCATGGTCTCCGCTGAAATATGTATTCAAGTCTACTTTGCGATCGTCGAAAATCCAAACGCCCGGATCCAAAGTGATCTTGTATTTGACGTTACCTTTGATAGGAATGATTGTCTCCATAAGTTCCTCCTGCATTTTTTCTTATATTATTTATTCAGTATATCGATAATTTTGTGAGTTGTCATTTCAACTCATCTAAGCGCACCAACCATTAATTTCTGCATCCTTAATATTCTTGCTTTTTTGTCCACTTAAGGGTAAAATTTAAAGATAGGATTGGGTAATCGCTCGGAAACGGGGGGATCAAGTTGGCGTCTGATATGATAATCAACCATCAGGAAAAAGCCCATGCCTTGTTAAAGGCTGACGCTGATAAAATTTTAAAGCTGATCAAAGTGCAAATGGATAACCTGACAATGCCTCAATGCCCTCTTTATGAAGAGGTTTTAGATACGCAAATGTTTGGATTATCAAGAGAGATAGATTTTGCAGTAAGACTCGGCTTAATCGAAGAATCAGATGGAAAAGTAATTCTAGACCAATTGGAGCAAGAGCTTTCCATATTGCATGAAGCTTCGTTAAAAAAATAAATCCTAAAAACTCAAACAGTCCTAAACGATTGTTTGAGTTTTTTTGTGAGGCTCTTTTGGTGAATTTTGATACTTTCACAAGCTCTTTAATACTTTTCCAGTTCAGGAGTTTCCTTAAAAAGAGCACCCTTGCCTTTTAGAATCCAGATGCAAATTGTTATGACAGGCAATGGTCAATGGAAAAGACTGCATTACACTTCTATGACAATATATTAAGAATTCCATAACTTTTCCTTAAACAAAGGCAGGATATTTCAACTTATAGTAGAATAGATTAAACAACTTAGAAGATGGGGAAGAGACGATGTTTAAAAAAATACTGAAATCCTATGACTATTCATTGATCATTGTTGTTGCGCTCTTGTGCTTGTTTGGCCTTGTCATGGTTTACAGTGCCAGCATGGTCACCTGGCATGGAGTAGATAGCGATTTCTTTTATGACAAACAAAAATTCAATTTGGTAGCGGCACTGTTTGTATTTATTCTGGCGGCCTTATTTCCTTACAAAGCAATGAAAAGCACCAAAATCTTGCTTCCTATGGTGATATTAACACTGTCAGGCCTCTTGATATTATTCGTCGTCGGTAA is from Mesobacillus boroniphilus and encodes:
- the typA gene encoding translational GTPase TypA gives rise to the protein MKLREDIRNIAIIAHVDHGKTTLVDQLLKQSGTFRINEHVEERAMDSNDLERERGITILAKNTAISYNDTRINILDTPGHADFGGEVERIMKMVDGVLLVVDAYEGCMPQTRFVLKKALEQHLTPIVVVNKIDRDFARPSEVVDEVLDLFIELGADEDQLEFPVVYASAINGTASMDPEKQDENMQALYESIIENIPAPVDNREEPLQFQVALLDYNDYVGRIGIGRVFRGTMKVGQQVALMKLDGSVKQFRVTKIFGFFGLKRQEVQEAHAGDLIALSGMEDINVGETVCPFDQQDPLPVLRIDEPTLQMTFLVNNSPFAGREGKYLTARKIEERLRAQLQTDVSLRVDNTDSPDEWIVSGRGELHLSILIENMRREGYELQVSKPEVIVREIDGVRSEPVERVQIDVPEEHTGSIMESIGARKGEMLDMINNGSGQVRLIFNVPARGLIGYTTEFLTLTRGYGIINHTFDSYQPMLQGQVGGRRQGVLVSMESGKASTYGIMQVEDRGTIFVEPGTEIYEGMIVGEHTRENDITVNITKVKAATNIRSANKDQTSVIKKPRIMTLEESLEYLNDDEYCEVTPESIRLRKKILDKNERERMAKKKKFAEA
- a CDS encoding YhcN/YlaJ family sporulation lipoprotein, giving the protein MIRLVAAISFVLLLTACNGQNNANKADEDHKVKVQNSTIEEVDRQSGQKISRHLVNLTTHIPNVDDAAAVVVGRYAIVGIDVNDKMERSEVDTVKYTVAEALKKDPHGARAVVVADPDITARLREISEDIQNGQPIQGIMNELSDITGRGMPEVPADMIEPQTESPTEDPKKKLNKEEQKQLEKDQEQQSNYHK
- a CDS encoding YlaH-like family protein, with translation MDVSQRLSFFAALFRVDEHPTVGMWMLYLTIAAMSILVYKLGFAQKLPLLKNIVIYAFLLLGSTVLTFLAIFLPITEGLVVAALILIIYKLRLRQHKKAEANVK
- a CDS encoding peptidyl-prolyl cis-trans isomerase, translated to METIIPIKGNVKYKITLDPGVWIFDDRKVDLNTYFSGDHESEDALEEYTKSVSKHWDREIMEGAVYPPTLKTEVKFEKEKILTGTFGIPFKPFLVNAEPEPTAKNVVIEYGENDQVSLSLEEASGLILGFSKDGKPLKEDGPLHVYYHDGSNKDNPIKNVTGFTVE
- a CDS encoding YlaI family protein; translated protein: MRVKCVLCDKIENINSDTLQAKRLRNRPIHTYMCEPCNERIADKTNNRIATGNFKLYRSRVQKDDW
- a CDS encoding YlaN family protein, giving the protein MASDMIINHQEKAHALLKADADKILKLIKVQMDNLTMPQCPLYEEVLDTQMFGLSREIDFAVRLGLIEESDGKVILDQLEQELSILHEASLKK
- a CDS encoding pyridoxamine 5'-phosphate oxidase family protein; amino-acid sequence: MANQVEPKLIKPLFDELQKERFVTLATVDHETGGPNVSAISWVLAKDEDTVYFAVDNRSRIIENIKTNDKAVINLIANESTYSISGTAGVKQEKLEGVPLKLALVEIKISEVRDVMFYGSKIVAEPQYDKTYDKDAAARLDKQVMDAMRKA
- a CDS encoding PhoH family protein — encoded protein: MSKIYVLDTNVLLQDPHAIFSFQDNEVVIPAVVLEEVDSKKRYMDEIGRNARQVSRLIDGMRETGKLHEKINLEGGGTLRIELNHRSFHQLQEIFVEKTNDNRILAVAKNLSLEEETKENGRSVILVSKDALVRVKADAIGLIAEDFLSDRVVEINHLYSGYAEVYIEIEELNRFYERGELNISDLKGQNFFYPNQFVIMKDILGSSASAIGMVDTKNKKVKKLVFEHEGKHTWGIKPRNVQQIMAMELLLRQDMPLITLIGRAGTGKTLLALASGLLQTEDLGVFKKLLVARPIVPVGKDLGFLPGEKQEKLRPWMQPIYDNLEFLFNTKKPGELDAILAGMGSIEVEALTYIRGRSIPEQFIIIDEAQNLTKHEVKTILTRVGERSKIVLMGDPDQIDHPYLDAYNNGLTYVVEKFKDQQIAGHVQLVKGERSPLAQLAADLLN